From the Drechmeria coniospora strain ARSEF 6962 chromosome 02, whole genome shotgun sequence genome, the window AATCAGCCGGTCCTGCAAGGGCCGTCCCCAATGTTGATGAGAATAACGAGGCAGGTCCGAGTGCACCGTCAAGGCACGATTCGTGTGAGTCGTTCGATTTGCACAATTTAACCGTCGCCATGCTGCAAGAAGCGGACGACATACGGAGAGTTTTGAATGCCACGATATCGGAGCGATTGACATGGGAAGATATTTTTACCCGCTCTTGCCCCGACATGGCCAATGTGCCCCCAAAGGCGGTTGTTGCACCGATTCCCTTTGCTCAGGAGAGAGCTCTCGCCACCTCtccacctgctgctgccgtggcTACCCCTCGttggcggcctcgtccgCGGCCTATTACGAATCTCGAACCACAGCAGCTGGAGAATGCCCTGCCCCGGCAGTCAGGGTATAGCGGGCGCCAGCAAACAGACGTTCTGGAGGAtccggacgacgagccggaTACCGTAGCCACATCCTGTGTCCCTGCCGCATGTTTTGATTTCTTGGCCTTGTTCTTTGGAAGGAAGCCGGGCTCCACCAGACGATCCGAATCGTCGTACGCGCACAACGATGGCAACAACCCTAACAAGACGGCAGAAACGGAGATACGACAACTATGCGAAACGGCCATAGATTTGGCGGCAAAGAAAAATCATACGTGGTGCGAGAGCCtagacgaggtcgaggtagGCTTCGAGATGTCTCCCGAATTTCTCGCCGGTACCTGGGATTGCTTAGGTATTGCCTTAAACCAAACGTATGGTATGTTTAAGCAGCAAATTGCAGTGAAACCCAATGCTGGCTCCGAAGCTTGGTCCGCTCTCGACATACAAGCTTGGCTCGGCAAGGGCACGACTAGCGTTAGTCTTAACAAAATTCGCATGGTCGATCTAACAGTTAGGGAGTGCGGCTTTCCATATCCATTTGCACCCCATGATGATAAGTTTAAAATCAAAGGTTATAAAAAACCCTAGATACTCTATAATTAATCAGTATGCAGAAGCTAAGAAACAATTGGCCTGTAGCTTTCAAGATACGCGGCCGATGCGCCGGTACAAAGGTTAGGGCTACCCTCGACTATCATAGCGGATCTGCCGTACAGGAACATCATCATTCGTTAGGAAGAGTCTATTGGGATGCTTATCATACAGAGACATTTGCATCCGTCCCTATAGCTTCTCGAGACTGGAAATTTCATCCGATATGCCAAACCATCCGCGAGTTGTGGTACGAATTCCAACTCGAATTCCAACTGGTAGGTAGCTATGGGGGTTTGCGGGACCAGGGCATATTCGACACTATACGATTCGACCTTGGCACGGAGAAATCAGTCTTTGTGGCCCAAGCACCATTGGAGGGAAGCCTTGTATCCGGCACCGTTAATCTCATTGACCTTTTCGGTACAATGGAGGTTCATCTAAACGATATTAAAAGCATCAACTTGATCGACATTCCCGCACACGACGAAGGTGATGGCAACGATAGGTGGCATTTTCAAGGTATGGTTTTCTGCTTGCAAACTGTCAGTTATTTCTGGCTATTTCGTCATAACTAATGTACTACTGCCTTTTGTACTAGGCATTAAATTTACTGCCATTTGTACCAACGATTACCGAAAGCTTGAGTTGACAAAATTCGCTACTGTAAAGGAACAGTTGCGGTATTCTTCTGACAGAAAGTATGTCTGGTCTCGCAAACTCTTTGCCGGGGACTGGAAAACCGTACCATTAGAGAAGACTCTAGTAGGGACGGTAAGTTAGCTGGACGAACAGGAAAGACGGCCCTTGTCGGGAATGAGTAGCCAACTCGGGAATATGGTAGTTGACTGAGCTACTCGAATACCCAACGAACATGCACGCGGGGTTACCGAGTACTGGAGGCCGTGATTCTGCACTGGTGCGTAACGACGAAACCACGCAGGACCTAGTATTCTTAAGAAGCTGGCCTGcagcgtgcaagtacgtttATCGTTCGTCGCGCATGTCGCGAACCGTTCTTGCCACGGTCCTCGGCATCTACCCCTCGGCCGTGAGCTATGCAATCTGAGGAATAGAGGAGCAAGTATAGTCTGCTTCCGCAACGACGCAGCAACCAACCTTGTACGATGCTGCAATCCATCTATTGATCGTCCATACCTGGAAATTGGTCCTCGCCACCCCACGGCTATGCTGCTTGCTATAGCACACCCAAGCTCCGTGTCCGTCCTTGCTTACTGCTTGCGCCAGCATCTGCTTCAATCTCTCGAGCGAATGGGGCCACGTCGATATGCGCAAATATGACCGGCTCGACTATGCGATTCCTTCCCTATTGCGGACATgcaccgtacttgcagcacgaGAAAGCTTACAGCCGTCACCCGGCACGCTCGCGATTCTTTCAGGTTACTGCGTCGTACTGCATGTATTCTTGCGTCGACCGCCAGCTCGCCTCGCAGAGGTGCCCATCGTGACGCTCGCTGCACCTACCCTGCCCTCTCGCCTTGCCCCCTGGGGCGGTTCCCACCCGGCAATATGCTCGCCATGTGCCCCTGGAAGCTACTGCTGCCATGTCTCCTCGGCATGACGCTGGTCCATCCACCGCCTCGGGAGAGCGATTTGCCTGGCACGAGTAGGGAGATGGTCGATCTACGTGCTAATCAGTCCTTCCtccgcaccgtcgtcgtcgaaagTGCAACGGCCAAGGCACCGCGGATGGCTGCTGGTTTTTATCATTgagtcatcgtcgtcatcgacttGACGCCTGGTCACGGACCATCCGTCGCCAAAGCTCCGAACGGCAAAGGCGATCACCATCAGACCGAGGACACGATCAAAGCTTGGAAGCAACAAGGCACCAAACGGCTAGTGGACCCTAATCCTCCCAGGAACGCCGAAAACATTCGGGTGGCTCTCGAGCAGAACGGCATCATGTACACAAATGCGCCCATGTGGAACCTCGATGAGCTCAACTGGCACCCGTTGCACACGGTCTCGGACAAGCATCAAGGTTTCCCCAGCAGCACCGTGGTTTGAGCAAGGCCCGGGACGTACAAACGAGCGGGCACGATAATTTCGGCAATGCAGATGCTAGCCTTGTATAATCTGGCGCGGCTGCCGCCATTCACCGTCATCGAGCGTACGCAAAACAAGTCGGCAGATCGGAGGCGGCATCATTTCTGCGCCGGTTTTGGCTCTTGGTTACGTCGCGCAACTCCCGACGTCCTGCCGGAGAGATACGAATGCGGAGCGTGAGAATGCGGAAAGTGACAGCGGTGAGAATCGAAGCTCGGACGCGAGTGAACAAGTGTGTCCAGCGCAAGCAGCATGAGAAGTCATGGTATCCATGTTGTCGGCGACATCGACGACTGAGCAACTTTTTTTGGACCCTCCTGCTTTgatccgccgccgacaagcGGACAGAAAGGCCGGCATGTGCAAGCAAGAAACTGCTCGGAAACCCGCTGCTGGCTCCAAAGTCTGGACAACTCTCGGCATGCAGGCTTGGCTCGGTCCAGGCATGGCCGGCATCATCAACAAAATCCTTCAGGTCAATCTAACCATCTAACCGTTACGGAGTGCGGCTTTTCATTTGGACCCCGTGACGCCGCGTTCAGGATGTAGCCATGAAAACTATAGCCGCTTCATAACCGGCATGTGCAAGCCAACTATCGGCTTGCGGCGTTGAAGATGCACACGCGATGCGCTGATACCGGGGTCGGGTGCTCCCGGATGCAGTGACTCGCTTGATTATGTTCATGCAATCACAAAGTCACTTTGGCCGCCCGCAGTATGCGCAGAGCAGACGTATCTCTCGTGCCGCAAAGTCGCAAACCTTTCTCGCCCGGGCCCAAGGAATCTACCCTTGGCCATGAGGCCTTCCGTACATTGTGCTTCACAAGCTGCACAACTCATGTTGCGGCTCAGCATCGATGAGTACCCTCCGCCGTGACTATGTTCACGGCAAAATCGATCGGTCGTCTTCAAATCTGCATGAAAGCACCCGCTTACAATCAACTCTAGTACTTCTAGATGGCCAAAGCATACCCGTGCCACGAAGGCCTTTCTATCGGTTTCCACTCGTACTCTCCATACCAGTCGATTCCCGCCACAACTGCGGGGAGGGGCGCTGGCAGATTCTATCCGATGCAGATTTACATTTGCTTTGCTCGCAACGAAGGGCACACCTTGTCCCTCTACTCTTGGTAGGCGCGAGTGTATCGGACAAACGACAGCGAGGCACAATAATCATGGCCGGGCTGGGTAGGGAGCCGTCGCGTTTGCGTAGCGATATAATGAATCGTCCTCTGTGCTGGCACGCAAAGGCCTCGCGCCAGCGACGTGGGAAATTTCTTGACAAAGCATGGCATGCGCATGCGTTCCTACGGTGCGATATTGTGCGGGGAGGGACGGTGGACGGTGGGAAATCTGCTACGTAATCCGGACGACCTTCTTACATGTGCAAGCCCCAGAGCGAGACAAAGTACGGGTGGGTGAGGGATCGATTCGACGGCATGCCATCGTCTTTTCGTCCCCTCGTGGCTTAGCTGGCAGATATCTTGACGGAAGATGACACGACGCCACCGAAAGTGTCATTCCCCCTTCACCGGGGCATCGTTGCTCGACAACCTTGTCAGACTCGACGCCGTTGCCTCCGCCCCTGCACAACCCCGTCTTGAACCCCAAGATGGAGGGAGTAAGACCGATCGGAAGCCGAGACAATATCCGGGACAGTACTTTATCTGCATCTATCCGTCACATCGTCACCGAATACGTGCCCTTCCAAACTGCCGCCGATCGCCTCGCATGGATTTTGTGCTTGTTCAGAGATGGCCTGGAAGCAACTGTCCATGCGAAATATGCATAGTAGCAGTCAAAGACTTTGTGGCCGCGTTGTGCGACTGCCTGCCAACTTACATCTTGCATCACCCTGTCATATTTCTCATGCGGTCAAGTTCACCGATGCTGACGCAAAAGGCGACAAACACTTGACCATTCCCAACCTctcgcacaagtacggacAACTACTCTCGAGCAGATTGATCGCACAATCATGCCACCTTCTTGACTGCCAGCGTTTGGATTGTCACGTCGCTGTTATTCGCTTGTCCCTGTAATTGATGTCAATACCTCTAACCAGATCACAGCCAACTGACCCTTCGGCTTACGGCTGCGAGAGGCCAAGTTCGCATTTGGCGCGTTGCGTATGCACATGACAACTTTGCAGGGTATGAGCACCTACCATGAGCTGCCAAGAAATCATGCAGCAGCGTAAACCGTCTAGGAATACCCGAAATTCTTACTGTTTCACAGATGATGATGCAGGTTCCCCGAGGGTTAAAACGCATTGGGTCCATACTGAGCATGGGGGATGGGTGCCGGTGCGGCCTTCAGCCCCTTCCGCAGCCGGAGTCGGCGCTCTGGTTCCACGCGCTTCCCACATCACGGAAAGCCGAGTGATGACCCAAAATCCTTCGTCCATGCCGAAATTTCGGCAGCTTAGGACCAATGGTACGTCGGGCCTTGCGAGTCAAATCCATGACATGGCCACCTTGGTGAATGCGAGAGTGACAGGGGCTACTCATTGAAGGGGGGCACGGGAGTGGGCATGTTCATTCGTACATGGGAGCACACACAAGTCTCTTCCCACGTCATCTTTCCTACATTTCGGCAACGGGGAAACGGAGTTAGTCGGACTTGGGAGTATCACAGAACGTGCTCCGCTGAGAACCATGAGCATCGAAACGTGCATGCGCCGCTTTCGCAAATGATCAGCGGCTGGCGGACAACACGCACCCCTTTCTTTGCGACAGTTCGCCGGTAGGCCTGCTGTCGTCGGCATTGTTCGGTGCTCTCGAGTGTGAACGGCAATGGAAGCCATGCCATATAGCACTCACATCACTCTGGGCAATACTCGACCTGAATCACAACTGCGCGCAGCGATAGTCAACTCACCATTTAACCTTTGCTaccccgacggcgtccggGAAATTGGGAACCGAGTCGAGTACAGTATCATTCAGCTACTCTGTTAGAAACCTGATATCTAATATGCGACCGCTCTGGCCTATCGCATGGCTAGTCTTCTCCGCTGGGGTTTGCAACGCTACCAAaggcagcaacagcaacagcaaaAGCAGCGCTGCGCTCCGGTCATGCGCGATTCGGGCCCTCGGCTCAACCGCCCATCTCCGTGTTGTTGACCCCTCCTGCAACACGTATACGGATGCAAGAATGGGCGAGCAGGTCCAGTGAGCCTCGTCCCGCCCGGTCCGCTATGGAGACTTCTCTGGAGTAACAGTGGCATCAAAATAGATTCAAGCACTTCCCGGCCCTTGTTGCTTTTGCTGAAAAGGCCTCCGAGATCCCACTACTCGTCCGGTGTGCCAGAGATACAGCGCACAAGGCCGTGCCCCGTAGTGGTGGACATCAGTACGCTCGCCGCATCCATCCGAATTGGTCCCGTCCGAGACGCTCATTATCGCAGTTTCGAAAGCTGGTCGGCCTTGAATGACACTCTCGTCATTGACCTTAGCCACATCGACCATGTCCATGTCTCTTCCGACCGTAGCATGGCGACGGTAGGAGGGGGGATCCGACTGGGCGCCCTGTATACGGCGCTCGGTGCGCACAATAGGACCTTCAACGGGGGGATATGCCCAACGGTCGGTCTGTCTGGCTTCCTCAGCTCCGGTGGGTTCACCAACCAGATGCGTTCCGCGGCTGGTTTGGGCGTGGATCATGTCGTCTCTGCtaccgtcgtcaccgccaccgGCCACACTGTGACGGCGTCCAAGGAATCTCACCCAGATCTGTTCTATGCCctccgcggcggcggtggtggcacctacggcatcgtcgtcgagtgGACTCTGCGCCTCGTAACCTACCCCTTATCGGCCATGGTATTCATGAACTGGACGGATCCGTCGACTCATGAGGACGTGTCTCGGCGCTACCTCGAGTGGTCGCCTAGTGCTCCAGCCGACTTTACTTCTAACCTGAACATATACCCCACCACCATCCAGCTCATGGGCTGGTATCTCGGCAGGTCAAAGCAGGAGCTTGAAGATTTGATGGCGACCTCTGGACTGCTCGACATGGGCCATCCAAATAtcaccatcggcggcgactgCAGTACGGATAATTCCCGACTCCACGGCTATTTCGTCACCGACTGTGTACCTGACGAAGAGCTGCGGAACTTTCGGCCGATTCTCAACACGATCCAGCAGTCATTTGTTCAATGGGAAAACTATCCACGCTTTTCATACAACCAGACGGCAAAGAATCCGAGTCTGCCAATTGCGCCGCCTTGGAAACGATATCGTCGACAAGCCAAATCCTTCTTCATTTTGAAAGACAAGCCGCTCAAGCCTTCGCTGTTGCGAAAAGTCATCTCGCACATAGGCAAGCTGACACCGGAATCTCGTGGCTGGGCAGAGTGGCAGGCTTGGAACCTATCATCGGCGCACACGGATTCAGCCTTTGCGTGGAAGGAAAAGGCGCTCGCTCATCTTGAGTTTCAGTTGCACGGTTCAGCGGATCCCAAGATCCAAGCCACATACGACCAGTGGATGGCAGACCTGGAAGACCTTTTGCGACCTGCAGTCGGGTATGTGAATATAATATACCAAAAGCCATGCTGCCACTCTATCACTGACAACCAGTTCAATGTGCCAGTCCTGCGTCGTACGCCGGGGAGATGGACTCGAGCATCTCAACGGAACCCTTGGCATCCTACTATGGAGACAATGTCTGCAGGTTGATCGGCATTAAACGGCGATGGGATCCCGATGAGTTTTTCCAGAATCCTTTTTCCATTCCAGCTTCGGTACCGCACACTATTGAATGTTCATGATGGCAAAGGAGGCCGAACTAGCATGGAGGCATATGATGCCCTCAAAACTGGACGGACGCAGTAGAGATGGTACATTTTTCATACAAGCCAAGGGATATTCATATAGGAAAACTTAGCACCCTCGTATTGTACAAGCTCATATCAACGCCTCTGGAATGCTGGCGACTCGGCAAACAAATGGCGGTTCACCGAAAGATCTCATGGAGGCCATGCCGCATAGGAATGCCTGGCTCTCCACGGAGCGATAAGCCCAAGCATGCAATTGCAAATTAATACGGGCCATGACAATAATGGGCTTATCGAGACTCAGAATTGGGATTTGCATCACGGTCAAAAGTCAAGGAACTGGCACCTGAGTAATTTCATCGTGGAGAAAACTAATCGCATAGTAAGCTATAAGACATGCATCAAAGCGTCATGCTCCTTCACCTGCATGCCCAGCTTGGACGTGTGGAACCGTGGTGCCGTGCCACAAGTTGCGGAATTTGCCTCCTCTCCTGCGTAGCAAGTCGAGCGGGCTCCCCATTTCTATAATTTCCCCTTCGCTCATTACCAAGACCGTATCAAAGTCCGGAGCCCCCTCTAGTGTGTGCGCAACGCAGATGACGGTGTACATGGGGAACTCTTGCTGAATCACGCTCCACATCGAACTCACCGTTTCCATATCCAAGCCGGTATTgaactcgtcgaggagcaaaACACCCCGTCCCGACTTCTCCGGGAATTCAGTCCGTCTCTGGTGTAGTTGTCGGCGCACGACTGCTCTGGCAAGGCTGAAGAGCTGCTTCTCTCCGCGACTCAAGGCATCGTCATCCAGTCCGCCGTCCAGCCCGCCGCGGGAGTTGATCAAGTCCcaaaggccgacggcgcgtaGGGCATACTCGCACTCCTCATCCTGGGCAATCTGCGTTTCCTGTATGCGGTACGTGTTGACGTCAAGCTCAGCATCATTCCCGTGATACTCTAGGTTCTGGCGCACGCTGCTTCGCCCTGGCAAGAAGAATGACATCTGCGGAATTGCAATGATGCGATGGCGCAGCGCTGAGCAAACTACTTTACCCAATTCGATGTTGTCTATTACAACTCGGCCCAAGTTTGGCCTTAGGAACCCTTGAAGAAGCAGAAGAAGAGACGTTTTCCCACTGTGAGGACTGTTAGCAGAACTACACGTTCAGGGAGCCTTCCAGACCACAAGATATAGGTACCTGCCAGTTCTCCCACACACTAGAACACGCTCTCCGGGGGCGATGGAAACTGAGATGTCTCGTAGAGTACATCTACGGCTCGTGCCGGCACTCGCTGCGGTCTTTCCAGGGAAGGGTACATCGGTCCTGATGCGGAACCGCTCAGCAGGCATTCCTGAGAGCAAGATAGTATCAAGACTGACCTATAATCGGCATAGATGCCATGAAGGTTTACGTCACCAGCTGTTGGCCAATGATCCGGGGGGGCAGATGCATTTTCATCGGAATCCTCAAGCGAGATGTCGTCTTCGAATGTTCTCAAACGGTCGAGAGCAACTGTCGCCGTCTGCAGCTCTGCGTAACATCGAATAAAATTACCCATAATCTCACCCAAAGACATGAGACTAACGAGTCCAACACCCGTGAGTCCCGCACTTGCGCGAAGCTGGGTGGCGAGGGCAACGAACAGCACGGCAAGCGCAGCGACGCACAGATTTAGCTTCATGTTCAGCCACTGCTGTAGCATCGGAAGTAAATAGGAGGACCTCTGAGACTCATCGAGCAGTTTCGTGTTCATCGAAAGGCTCGGCAAAACCCATCCGAAGGCGCGTATTGTCAAAAGTCCATCTACAGTCTCCGTAAAGTGTTTGCTGTAGAGAAAATAACTTAGAAACAAGGTGCAAGGCAGCATAGGCTCATCAGACTTACTACAAGGGCTCTCTGGCTTCAAGCATTAGCTTGCGTAATTGAGTGGAGGTCCTTAGGTAGAACTTCTGAACGAAATAGAGTACCGCTAATATAATGGGATATCCGATGAGCACGAAGGGTGCGGCAACGGGGATGAGCGCAGCTTGCCCTATGGCAGTCAGGCCTGTGAGAGCGGTGTTGCCGAGTGAGCCACTGAGATCATTGTCGATCATAGACATGTCTTGTGAGAAGTAGCCTGTTGCAACAGCAGCATCCACAGTCGTGTAGTATTCCAGTGGCGACCGCATCAAGACACAGAGCGATCGCAGGTGCAATTTCCAGCTCGCTCTTGGGCCCATCACGTTACCGTTGAAGCTAACAAAGCCAGCAAGCAAGGTCAGGCAAGTAAACTGTAAAAGAAAGTACACTCCTAAGTAAAATGATGTCTTGTCTGGGCCATATCTGGAGTTTTGCCAAAACTCAACCCAAACGGAGGAGAAATTGTATAGGAAGGCAAATCCCAGTCCCGTGGCGAAGAATGGAAGCAGCATCGTAAATCCAGTCGCTTGGAAATAAAATCTGTAGTTGGACATATCGCTCACAGAACGACGTGCATCTGCAGCAGCGTTTTGATTTTGCTGATCTTGGTCAATCTTTTGTGTTGGGCTGCCAGGCGGCATTGCTTTCTCCTCGATATCCGCTTGAACCAATGGTTCGTCATCGTTGGTGACAAGGCTGCTCTGGTGGTGGCTATTGGATAGTTTTAGGTCGGAAAAGGAGCCTTGACAAAGAATTGCCCCTTCACCGAGAATGATAATCCAGTCGGCAAATTCCAGATGACGGTTGGACAGCGTGGCCAGAACAACAGTCGTCTGAATCCTGCGAAGCACTCCCTCGGGGCCAAACACATCATTGAAGATCAGGCTTTCGGTGCAAGAATCCATGCCACTCATGACATCGTCCAGGATAGCGACATCGGGACGGGCGTATATCGCTCGAGCCAAGCAGATCCTCTTCCGTTGCCCGCCGCTGAGAGCAACACCTTTGCTTCCCACCACGGTATCGTCTCCCTTGGGCATTTCTGCAAGGTCTTTCGACAAGTGGCATGATCGGACAACTTCTTCATACCAAGGCGGATCGTGCCTCCCGGAGCCAATAATATTTTCCCGGATGGTGGCGTTTAGGAGAAATGGATCTTGGTCACAGTATGCCAGCTGTCGACCGTGGTCGTTCCAGAGCACAGTACCCTCGGCGAAAGGTAGTTCTTGTAGCATTGCTTTGCACAATGTCGACTTCCCAGTTGCCATTCTTCCAGTAATTATGGTGAAACTTGATGTTCTTATGGATAGCGATATTTCTTTTAGTACGTAAACATCCCGTTCCCAACCAAAGTTCCCATTGTTCACGGCAATCTTGATGGCACCATCACCTGTCGGGTAGGATGGAACGACGTGGTTTTGACTTGCTTCCACCAGACCGGCTGGGGCCTCTTTGTCATGAGGTTTCGGAGCAAGAAAGTCCTGGACACGGTGGAAGCAGGTCAGGGCTGCCAGAAGCTGCGGCACAGACTGAAACAGTTGAGTGAGTGGCTGGCAAAGGAGGTTAATCCAGCTAAGGGCAGTGAAAGCGGTCGCTATGTTCAGGCTTCCCGCGCTAAAGGTAAATGTCACGACGGGGGAGAGAAGCAAGGGCGCAAAGGCGATGACAGTCGAGACGGTAGTGATGATTCGAAACCTCTTGGCGCCAGCAATCTCTGCCTCGCGGCGCGCCTGGACAAGTCGCCCAATTTGGTAACTCAATCCGCTCATTTTGATGGCTGGCAGGGCTGGGATCATGGCCGAGGTTAAGGCCACTCGTTCTTGCAACAGCTTCATCCAAAGACCCTGTCTCTTGCCGGCAAATCTGGCAACAATCATTGTCAAGCCTGTACAGGCGCAGATGACAAGCATAGGAGCGAGAAAGGCGACTCGTATCTGCCGGTACAGCAGCCAGCTTGCCAGGCCCGTTTCGAGCACGCTTGCCCAGCATTCGTGGAGGTCCCGTATGCCACCTTGTATACGGCCGACGTCCGAGTTCATCAAAGTGATTGCCGAACAGTTTCCCTCCTCGTTGGCCCTTTTTTGTATCGTCTTTCGATATATGGCGGTGACCAAGCAGGCACGGAGTCGGACGAGAGCACGCTGATGAAAATACCAGTAGAACCCGGTGGATACTGCGAGTCCAAGATAGATaagggcggcagcggcgatgAATCCGTATCCTATGTTCGCTGATGCCGTTCGACTATCTTCTCTGAGGAAGCGGAGGAGGGCATTGATGAGAAACGGCTGGGCGAATGAAAAAGCAGTCACCGCCAAGCGCGGGACTATAGGCGCAAGGAAAGACCATTTCAGAGTCGCTGTTACGGCGAGGAGAAGTGATTTGCGATTAGTTCCCGTGCGGGTGATGCGATTCTGAAACGCATCCCAGAACAGCTGCTGATAGTTGTCGGCCAGGAGGCTTTCGTCCAGCACGTAGAGATCTTCGGCCGCTAACGGTTTCTGGTAGCCGCGGATGAGCAGGTCGTTTAGCCAGAAGTAGACACTCTTGTTGAAGATGCTACTCGTCGTTTCCGGACTCTTGGCGTAGGTGTCTATGTCACGCATCCAACTTGATTTGCTTTGGGCTTCGACCAAGAGCACGGTGAGTTTGGTAACGATGGATGCGGTGAATACCTTGGTGAAAGGAGCGTCGCGGTCCGAAAGCCACTGGGTGCGCGACTGGGTAACGTCAAAGAGCAAAGTGAAGAAGAGGTAGAGGCTGAGCAGGGCCGACGGCTTGCACGCACGAGCATGTTCTGCCACTGACACAACCAGaacgaggatggcggcgacgagggagagggcAGCCGCCGGAATGGCCGTTTGACCGTAGCTGGTTCCGGTGCAGGCGAGCACAAGCAGGGCTATCTGGAGACTGAGATAGCATCCAATGACCATGATCTTGGACTGCTTGAAAGCCCAACCTccttcgacgaggacgggtcGGCGGTAGAGGTAGACAGCtcggacgatggcggcgacgatgaagatggACGAGGGAAGCATGGAAAGCATCGACTGTTCGAAACATTGGGTAAAGTCAAAGTCATCGCGGCAGCCCACGACAGCAGGGCCGAAGCGATGGTCATTGAGGCACTGGGAAGGCCTGGCGGCGACAGGGGCTTCCATGGTGAGCGAACCGAGAAACCAGTTCAGGGTCGCCTCCTATCCTCGTTCCGTAGTGACAAAATAGGCGACAGTGAGACTTTGTTTCGATGCCACTGGAGTGTAGATGGCGATGTTTGATTGTCGCCGTCACTCTTACTTCACCACAAACGATGTTCGAGCACTAATAGACGATGGAAGGGTTAAAACATCTGATTGATCCGGAGGCGGGGGAGCTGGGCCGCATCACCGCTGCAgcctgcgtcgacggcctgcaaCCAACCTGACAGTGTATTAGCTAGAGCcataccccccccccctgttCTGTGCCGCGTCCACCGTATTATGCATACTAGGTGGTAATAATTGGtacatttacggagtactccgtacatagtgcatgtacttatactacAAGTGTTGAGGTATAATACACATAAGTACGCGGATACTTCGTACAGGCATTG encodes:
- a CDS encoding ABC transporter, with amino-acid sequence MEAPVAARPSQCLNDHRFGPAVVGCRDDFDFTQCFEQSMLSMLPSSIFIVAAIVRAVYLYRRPVLVEGGWAFKQSKIMVIGCYLSLQIALLVLACTGTSYGQTAIPAAALSLVAAILVLVVSVAEHARACKPSALLSLYLFFTLLFDVTQSRTQWLSDRDAPFTKVFTASIVTKLTVLLVEAQSKSSWMRDIDTYAKSPETTSSIFNKSVYFWLNDLLIRGYQKPLAAEDLYVLDESLLADNYQQLFWDAFQNRITRTGTNRKSLLLAVTATLKWSFLAPIVPRLAVTAFSFAQPFLINALLRFLREDSRTASANIGYGFIAAAALIYLGLAVSTGFYWYFHQRALVRLRACLVTAIYRKTIQKRANEEGNCSAITLMNSDVGRIQGGIRDLHECWASVLETGLASWLLYRQIRVAFLAPMLVICACTGLTMIVARFAGKRQGLWMKLLQERVALTSAMIPALPAIKMSGLSYQIGRLVQARREAEIAGAKRFRIITTVSTVIAFAPLLLSPVVTFTFSAGSLNIATAFTALSWINLLCQPLTQLFQSVPQLLAALTCFHRVQDFLAPKPHDKEAPAGLVEASQNHVVPSYPTGDGAIKIAVNNGNFGWERDVYVLKEISLSIRTSSFTIITGRMATGKSTLCKAMLQELPFAEGTVLWNDHGRQLAYCDQDPFLLNATIRENIIGSGRHDPPWYEEVVRSCHLSKDLAEMPKGDDTVVGSKGVALSGGQRKRICLARAIYARPDVAILDDVMSGMDSCTESLIFNDVFGPEGVLRRIQTTVVLATLSNRHLEFADWIIILGEGAILCQGSFSDLKLSNSHHQSSLVTNDDEPLVQADIEEKAMPPGSPTQKIDQDQQNQNAAADARRSVSDMSNYRFYFQATGFTMLLPFFATGLGFAFLYNFSSVWVEFWQNSRYGPDKTSFYLGVYFLLQFTCLTLLAGFVSFNGNVMGPRASWKLHLRSLCVLMRSPLEYYTTVDAAVATGYFSQDMSMIDNDLSGSLGNTALTGLTAIGQAALIPVAAPFVLIGYPIILAVLYFVQKFYLRTSTQLRKLMLEAREPLYKHFTETVDGLLTIRAFGWVLPSLSMNTKLLDESQRSSYLLPMLQQWLNMKLNLCVAALAVLFVALATQLRASAGLTGVGLVSLMSLGEIMGNFIRCYAELQTATVALDRLRTFEDDISLEDSDENASAPPDHWPTAGDVNLHGIYADYRTDVPFPGKTAASAGTSRRCTLRDISVSIAPGERVLVCGRTGSGKTSLLLLLQGFLRPNLGRVVIDNIELGKVVCSALRHRIIAIPQMSFFLPGRSSVRQNLEYHGNDAELDVNTYRIQETQIAQDEECEYALRAVGLWDLINSRGGLDGGLDDDALSRGEKQLFSLARAVVRRQLHQRRTEFPEKSGRGVLLLDEFNTGLDMETVSSMWSVIQQEFPMYTVICVAHTLEGAPDFDTVLVMSEGEIIEMGSPLDLLRRRGGKFRNLWHGTTVPHVQAGHAGEGA